CAAATCCTGGACCCTGCACGTCGGTTCGGGGCATTTGCCTTCGGTGCCCAAGGTGTTCAGTTGCTCCCGGGTCAGGGCTTTCCCGCGCGCATAGGTGAACAGTCTATCCAGTACACCAGTCAGGTGCTGCAGGTGAAAGCCCACCGAAGCCACGCCCGCAGGACGCTCCCACAACAGCTCGTCCGGAAAATCCTGCATCAGGGTTGCCACTTCTTCTCTTGCCTGCAGCAGCGCATGCGCCACTGGCTGCAGGAACGGCGGTATCTGGGGCAACGGACCGCGCAGCCACACTTCAGGGAGTTTGGGTTGTGCCATATAGCTTGGGTTATTCAGGTTGTGGTAGGGTAACGGTTAAGCATACGTCCTTCCTTACCCGTTGGGTTCTGGTTCTGAGTAACGCCCGGGTTGGAAGCTTCAACATACCTCCCGTTCTTGCTGCCCTGCATGCTGCTGCTGTAACAGCTATAATACTGCCAGCAGGCCTGGTGTGCCCGTAGCACTATCGGTAGAGGCCATTTCGGCAGAGGTGCATATGGCAGGATTTTTGCTCACAATGCATTATAAATGAGAGCCTTATGGTTATATTCAGGCCCTTACTTTACCCTCACTCTTCTTAGCACCAGCCACCATGTACCCTGTAAGGCCCTGGCTATATGTAGGGAAGCACCGCGATACGATGAACCTCCCGCACCTGAATGCTAATCACATTGGAGCAATGCTCCAGTTAGAGGAAGCGGTGGCTCAGCCGGGCATGCACGTGCTGTACCTTCCCATTGCAGACGGCGTGCCATTGCCTGTTGAAACGCTCCGCCGCGGCGTCAGCTTTCTGCTGCTGGAGCACGGACTGGGCCGGAACGTGCTTATCGCCTGCGCCGCCGGCATCAGCAGGTGCGTCACCTTCGCCATCGCCGCCCTGAAAGAAACAGAAGGCATCCCCCTGCTTGCCGCCTACAGCGAAATCGTGCAAAAGAACAGCAGGGCGCTGCCGCACCCGGTGCTGTGGCAATCTCTGTGCTCATTCTACCACGAGAACACTCCTTATATTGAGGTGCTGAGGATATATAACAGGAAAAGACCCGCCGGTTCCTGAGACAACCGCGGCTAGCAGCTGCGCCTTTCTTTCGAGCCGCTCTTATTCAGCTATAGAAACCGGTACGCATTCCTGTAGTCTCCGCCTTTACATTTTAAGCTACATTGATCTGGAGGCAGCGTGCAGCTAACATAAGCTGAAGCAGCCCGTTACAGAGAATGCCGCTGAAGCAGCGCGGCAGGAGCATAAACAGAAACCGAAGCATGCGGAGATTCGTGATGTCTGACAGCCACGGGGGCTACCGGGCCATGATGCAGTGCCTGGAAAGGTGCGGCTTCGACAATGATGCAGACCAACTGTACTTCCTGGGCGATGTGGTGGACGGGTGGCCAGAGACAAAGGAAAGCATTGATGTGCTGCTGGGCATCAACCACCTGGTGTACCTGCTCGGCAACCACGACCAGTGGGCGCTGGAATATTACGGCGACAAGATGGGAAAAGGCGAGGATCCGCCCGGCCTGTGGCTCTGGCAGGGCGGGGCCGCCACCATTGAATCCTATGGCGCAGGCAAGCCGATGCCCAAGGACCACCTCGCGCTCCTGCAAAACGCCAAACCCTACCATGTCACCGAAGACAACATCCTGCTGGTGCACGCTGGCTTCGACACCGAAAAGGCGATAGAGGAGACAGACCCGGATTATCTGATTTGGGACAGGACATTCGTCAAGCGCTGCTACAGCCGCTTCGTGGCGGGCCATCCCCTCACCGTTGCACCTTATAAAGAGGTATATATAGGGCACACGCCCACCATTTCGCTTGACCGGAGAAACAAAAAGCCGCTCCATATCGGAAACGTGACGCTGACGGACACCGGAGCCGCTTTCAACGGTTGCCTCTCCATCCTGGACATGGACAGCAAAGAAGTGTGGCAGTCAGACATAGTGATGCAGCTGTACCCCTCTGAGGAAGGTCGGAACGGCATGAGTTGGAACCAGTTGAACCAAAAATAACCAAACGGGCTACTCCCCCGGAACCTGGTTTTGATGGTGGCTTTCCTCGAAACGAACAAGGTCCTCCAGCAGCTGGCGCGTGACGGCACCGGGCTTGCCAGCCCCAATCACCATATCATCTACCTGCACAACGGGCAATATACGCTTGGTGGTGCTGGTGAGAAAAGCCTCGCTCGCCTGCCTGATATCGTCAAGGGTTACGGTTGCTTCCACGGCGGGGTATCGCTTCGTGGCCAGCTCCAGCACGTGCTTCCGCGTAACACCCTGCAACATGCCGTGGGCAGGCGTGACCACGGTTCCGTCCTGCCGCACAAGGAAGAAATTGCAGCGGGGCAGTTCCGACACTATGCCTTTGTGGTGGTACAGCACATCGTCTGCGCCCTGCTCTCTTATCTTTTGGAGGAGCCGGATGCCCATGGCATAATTAATGGTTTTCACTTCAGGGAATTCCCGCACATACTCGTGCGTGATGAGCTTCAGCCCCCTTTCCTGCAGCGCCTGTACGGGCATTGTGACCGGCTGCTGTAGAAGAAGCAGGTTAGGGGCCACAATGTCATAGCCGCTGTCGGAGTAGCCTCCTGTCAGAATCATTTTCATGCCCGACACAGCCAGCGCGTTCAGCCCCACCAGTTTATATATGGCAGCCTTCAGTGCCTCATCGGAGAGCGGCAAAGGCAGGTGCATGAGCCGGGCAGACTCGTAGAAGCGGGCCAGGTACTCCTCCAGGAACAAAGGGCGCCCCTCGCTGATTCTGAAATAATCGAACACGCCGTAGCCGCGCTGTATGGCGAGGTCGCTTACGTGCAGGTGCGCCTGCCCCAGCGGCACTATCTCCTGCCTTACATAGGCATATAGCTTCTTTTCTGTTGACACAGCCCTGCGATTACATTCTAAATGATTTTAAAAGATGAGGGTATTTCCGTTTTCTCTATTAAAACGGAAATACAGAAAGCATATATAAACTGCCGTGTCAGCAGCAAACCTGTCCGCTTATTTTCCCATCAACTGCCGCACCGCCTCCGGAGAAATGATGGGCGTGGCGCCTTTCTGCGTGGCCACCAGCGCGCCCATGGCACAGGCCATCCGCAATGCCTCCGGGTAGCTTTTGCCTGTGATATAGTTAACCAGGAAAGTCGCCAGGAAAGCATCCCCGCTCCCGATGGTGTCCTCCACCTCCACCCGGAAACCTGCCTGCTCAAAGTACCCTGTGTCGCACAGCACGGCCGCCCCGTTCTCGCCGCGCGTCACGATGATGGTCTGCACCGCATAATGCGATCTCAGGAAAGCCATCGCTGTTTGTTCGTCTGTATAGGGCTGGTGCCACCCGGCTATCTCCATCAACTCGTGGTGGTTCATCTTCACCATATCTGCCTGCTGCAAAAGTGGCTCCAGCACTTCCAGTGAGTAGTGCGGCGGCCGCAGGTTCACGTCAAACACCTTCCCCTTTGCTACTTTCAGCAAAGCAAGCAGGGTGTCGCGGGTTGTTACATTGCGGGCGGCGAGGCTGCCATATATAAAATAATCACTCTGGGCCACCACCTGCTCCAGTCCCTCCTGCGGCTGTATATAATCCCAGGCCACGGGCTGCACAATCTCGTAGCTAACTTCGCTCCGGTTGCTGACGTTTACCAGCACCACACCCGTTTCCTGCGTCTCGTCCACCTGCACCCACTGGCTGTCCACGCCTTTCTGCTTCAGGTAAGCAAGCAGTTTGTCGCCCAGGTCATCGCAGCCCACGCGGCTCACCACCGTGGGCCGCAGCCCCTGGTACTGCAGGTGGATGGCCACGTTCATAGGCGCTCCGCCCGGCAGTTTCCCGTCGGGCAGCATGTCCCAGAGCATTTCCCCAAAGCAGACAATTTTCTCGTTCATCCGGATTCTTGGTTAGATTTTAGACTGTTGATGTTAGACTTTAGACACAGGACATAATACTAAAATCATATATAGGATTTACTTTGCCCCAATCTGGATGGTGTTGCTTACATAGCTTCTGTTTTCTTACACTTTATTACACATTCGATGTATTGTGTCTTATGACTAACGTCTGGTGTCCTCTTACATCCTTTCCTTTTGCAGCGCCTCCTCGTCCACCACGGCGCGCCCGATTTGCTCCAGCGAGGTTTCCTTGGTTTCTGGCATCATGCGCCACACAAATAGCAGTTGCAGCACCATCATCAGGCAGAAGATGAGGAAGGTCCAGCCGCCACCCAGCGTTTCGGCGATATAGGGAAAGGCGAAAGCGATGATGGCCGCCAGCAGCCAGTGCGTGAAGCTGCCCAGCGCCTGCCCCGAGGCCCGCACCTCGTTCGGGAAAATCTCGGAGATAAACACCCAGATGACCGCCCCCTGCGAGAAGGCGAAGAAGGCGATGTAAACGAACAGGTAGATAGGCACGGCATAGCCGCCAAAGTTGCCGGTGAAGAACGCGAAGGAGACAAGCCCCAGCGTGATAATCAACCCGAATGAGCCAATGAGCATGAGCGTCCGGCGCCCGAAGCGATCAATGAAGTTGAGGGCCAGCAGCGTGAACAGGAAGTTCACCAGCCCCACGCCCGCCGACGAAAGCAGCGCCGAGCTTGTGCCCAAACCCGTCATCTCGAAAATGCGCGGGGCATAATAAATGATGGCGTTGATGCCCGACAGCTGGTTGAAAAAAGCAAAAAGCACCGCCAACGTGATAGGTTTGCTGTAGCGGCCGGAGAAGAGCGACGCGGCGGGTTTGGTGACGTCTTTTTTGGAGGAGCTGATAATCTCCCGGACAGTTTGCCCTGCGTCGGCGCCGGGGTTTGCGGTCTGCAGGATATTCCTCGCCTCCTCTACCCGGTTGCGCTTCAGGATGAGCCAGCGCGGGCTCTCCGGCACGAACAGCACCCCCAGCAGGAAGCCGATGGCCGGGAAGGCCTCCACCCCCAGCATCCAGCGCCAGTCGTTGGGCCCGGTGCCGCCGATGAGGTAATTGGACAGGAACGCCACCAGGATGCCAAACACCACATTGAACTGGAACAGCGCCACCAGCCTACCCCGCGATTTGGCCGGGGCAATCTCGCTTATATATAAGGGGGCCGTCACCGACGAGGCACCCACGCCCAGGCCGCCGAGGAAGCGGAAAAACAGGAAGGCCCACCAGCCGGTTGCCAGTGCCGAGCCCACCGCCGACACAAAATAAAAGACGCCTATCCAGAAGAGCGTTTTCTTGCGGCCCAGCGCATCAGAGGGGATGCCGCCAAACAGGGCGCCAATCACGGTGCCGAAAAGGGCGATGGAAACGGTGAGGCCGTGTTCGAACACGTCCAGGTCCCAGACATCCTGGATGGCCCGCTCTGCCCCGGAAATCACGGCCGTGTCAAAACCAAACAGAAAGCCGCCGAGGGCCACCACAATCGACCACAGGAAAACTTTTTTATTCATCGGATGAGTTCTTTATAGATGGCATGTTGGGCTCCAATTGTCTGCACCTTTTGTTTGATGCGTCAGAGGCAGCCACAGGAAAATACGCATCAATATATAAAAACAATAGGGAGGAAAGTGCCTTGCCCATAATATTTTAATGTTCAGCCAGAACAGGCTATATATCCTATATGAGTTTCACGCTAGCTACTCAGCGGGAGATTCACGGCAACCACAATATGGCGCAGTTCTTGTCTGGTGTGAGGCGAATAAACCGGAGCGGCCGGAATGTTATATAACCGGAAATCGTTTGTAACTCGCAGGCGCAAACACGGGTTAAGCAGTCAGTAATGGCCGCAGCAACCGGTCTGCGCCATCCTGGATATAGAATTTACACATGAAGC
This window of the Pontibacter russatus genome carries:
- a CDS encoding metallophosphoesterase, which produces MRRFVMSDSHGGYRAMMQCLERCGFDNDADQLYFLGDVVDGWPETKESIDVLLGINHLVYLLGNHDQWALEYYGDKMGKGEDPPGLWLWQGGAATIESYGAGKPMPKDHLALLQNAKPYHVTEDNILLVHAGFDTEKAIEETDPDYLIWDRTFVKRCYSRFVAGHPLTVAPYKEVYIGHTPTISLDRRNKKPLHIGNVTLTDTGAAFNGCLSILDMDSKEVWQSDIVMQLYPSEEGRNGMSWNQLNQK
- a CDS encoding DinB family protein, which encodes MAQPKLPEVWLRGPLPQIPPFLQPVAHALLQAREEVATLMQDFPDELLWERPAGVASVGFHLQHLTGVLDRLFTYARGKALTREQLNTLGTEGKCPEPTCRVQDLVQTFDRQVDIALEQLRHTDEATLTAGRGVGRAQLPSTVLGLLVHAAEHTMRHVGQLSVTSRVLV
- a CDS encoding protein-tyrosine phosphatase family protein; the encoded protein is MYPVRPWLYVGKHRDTMNLPHLNANHIGAMLQLEEAVAQPGMHVLYLPIADGVPLPVETLRRGVSFLLLEHGLGRNVLIACAAGISRCVTFAIAALKETEGIPLLAAYSEIVQKNSRALPHPVLWQSLCSFYHENTPYIEVLRIYNRKRPAGS
- a CDS encoding sugar porter family MFS transporter, which translates into the protein MNKKVFLWSIVVALGGFLFGFDTAVISGAERAIQDVWDLDVFEHGLTVSIALFGTVIGALFGGIPSDALGRKKTLFWIGVFYFVSAVGSALATGWWAFLFFRFLGGLGVGASSVTAPLYISEIAPAKSRGRLVALFQFNVVFGILVAFLSNYLIGGTGPNDWRWMLGVEAFPAIGFLLGVLFVPESPRWLILKRNRVEEARNILQTANPGADAGQTVREIISSSKKDVTKPAASLFSGRYSKPITLAVLFAFFNQLSGINAIIYYAPRIFEMTGLGTSSALLSSAGVGLVNFLFTLLALNFIDRFGRRTLMLIGSFGLIITLGLVSFAFFTGNFGGYAVPIYLFVYIAFFAFSQGAVIWVFISEIFPNEVRASGQALGSFTHWLLAAIIAFAFPYIAETLGGGWTFLIFCLMMVLQLLFVWRMMPETKETSLEQIGRAVVDEEALQKERM
- a CDS encoding carbohydrate kinase family protein: MNEKIVCFGEMLWDMLPDGKLPGGAPMNVAIHLQYQGLRPTVVSRVGCDDLGDKLLAYLKQKGVDSQWVQVDETQETGVVLVNVSNRSEVSYEIVQPVAWDYIQPQEGLEQVVAQSDYFIYGSLAARNVTTRDTLLALLKVAKGKVFDVNLRPPHYSLEVLEPLLQQADMVKMNHHELMEIAGWHQPYTDEQTAMAFLRSHYAVQTIIVTRGENGAAVLCDTGYFEQAGFRVEVEDTIGSGDAFLATFLVNYITGKSYPEALRMACAMGALVATQKGATPIISPEAVRQLMGK
- a CDS encoding aminotransferase class IV, which encodes MSTEKKLYAYVRQEIVPLGQAHLHVSDLAIQRGYGVFDYFRISEGRPLFLEEYLARFYESARLMHLPLPLSDEALKAAIYKLVGLNALAVSGMKMILTGGYSDSGYDIVAPNLLLLQQPVTMPVQALQERGLKLITHEYVREFPEVKTINYAMGIRLLQKIREQGADDVLYHHKGIVSELPRCNFFLVRQDGTVVTPAHGMLQGVTRKHVLELATKRYPAVEATVTLDDIRQASEAFLTSTTKRILPVVQVDDMVIGAGKPGAVTRQLLEDLVRFEESHHQNQVPGE